From the Limanda limanda chromosome 2, fLimLim1.1, whole genome shotgun sequence genome, one window contains:
- the chrna9a gene encoding neuronal acetylcholine receptor subunit alpha-9-I yields MRKATLMVWISLLVQVSQGAQGHYARKLLNDLMEDYTNALRPVDDTDKALNVSLQITLSQIKDMDEKNQVLTTYLWIRKVWFDAYLKWEKEDYDDLEMINIPSDLVWKPDIVLYNKADEDASDPSSTNVKLRYNGEIIWDSPAITKSACVVDVSYFPFDSQQCNLTFGSWTYNGNQVDISLGMDSGDLSDFVENVEWECHGMPAVRNVMMYGCCSDPYTEITYTLLLKRRSSFYIFNLLLPCFLISFLAPLGFYLPADSGEKVSLGVTVLLALTVFQLLVAESMPPAESMPYIGKYYIATMTMITASTSLTIFIMNIHFCGAEAKPVPHWAKVVIIDYMSKIFFVYEVGENCTTPQSERTPLYPEEPFNDIGCHQEDRLHDDLYQHDGEVYKYSNGHSVHHNGKHHKHRANGSANSRNQRHYNNHNNHDSSLERGEAKREPTQHYHHIRQEELDYQVPPHPTNLQHLNRVLKEQLLYPTEKHQVPSCPCCCPCLQHKQVVKNIQYIANCFREQKATCVKAAEWKKVAKVMDRFFMWIFFFMVFLMSILIIAKAS; encoded by the exons ATGAGGAAGGCAACGCTGATGGTTTGGATCAGCCTTTTGGTGCAAG TCTCCCAAGGTGCCCAGGGTCATTATGCCCGCAAGCTTCTGAACGACCTGATGGAGGACTACACCAACGCTCTGAGACCTGTGGACGACACAGACAAAGCCCTCAACGTGTCGCTGCAGATCACGCTGTCACAGATCAAAGATATG gatgaGAAGAACCAGGTTCTAACCACGTACCTGTGGATCAGGAAGGTCTGGTTCGATGCTTACCTGAAGTGGGAAAAGGAGGACTATGACGACCTGGAGATGATCAACATCCCCAGCGACCTGGTTTGGAAGCCGGACATCGTCCTCTATAACAA AGCAGATGAGGATGCGTCAGATCCCTCCAGCACTAACGTAAAGCTGCGTTATAATGGAGAGATCATCTGGGACTCTCCGGCCATCACAAAGAGTGCATGTGTGGTGGACGTCTCTTACTTCCCCTTCGACAGTCAGCAGTGTAACCTCACCTTCGGCTCCTGGACCTACAATGGAAACCAG GTGGATATCAGTTTGGGCATGGACAGTGGAGACCTGTCCGACTTCGTGGAGAACGTGGAGTGGGAGTGTCACGGCATGCCCGCGGTTAGAAACGTCATGATGTATGGCTGCTGCTCGGATCCTTACACCGAAATCACCTATACCCTGCTGCTGAAGCGCCGCTCCTCTTTCTACATCTTCAACCTGCTCCTGCCCTGCTTCCTCATCTCGTTTCTCGCCCCTCTTGGCTTCTACCTGCCCGCCGACTCTGGGGAGAAGGTGTCCCTCGGGGTCACGGTGCTGCTGGCCCTCACCGTGTTCCAGCTGCTGGTGGCTGAGAGCATGCCTCCTGCGGAAAGCATGCCCTACATAG GAAAATATTACATAGCCACGATGACCATGATCACAGCTTCTACCTctctcaccatcttcatcatgaaCATTCATTTCTGTGGCGCTGAGGCCAAGCCCGTCCCACACTGGGCCAAAGTGGTCATCATCGACTACATGTCCAAAATCTTCTTCGTCTACGAGGTGGGGGAGAACTGCACGACACCGCAGAGCGAGAGGACCCCACTGTACCCCGAGGAGCCATTCAACGATATTGGCTGCCACCAGGAGGACCGTCTTCACGATGACCTTTACCAACACGATGGTGAGGTGTACAAGTACAGCAACGGCCACAGCGTGCACCATAACGGTAAGCATCACAAACACCGTGCAAACGGCAGTGCCAACAGCAGGAATCAACgtcactacaacaaccacaacaaccacgactcctCACTGGAGAGGGGTGAGGCAAAGCGAGAGCCCACTCAGCACTACCACCACATcaggcaggaggagctggactaccAGGTCCCTCCACATCCCACAAACCTCCAGCACCTCAACCGGGTGctgaaggagcagctgctgTATCCCACAGAGAAGCATCAGGTTCCTtcctgtccctgctgctgcccCTGCCTCCAACATAAACAG GTGGTGAAGAACATCCAATACATTGCCAATTGCTTCCGCGAGCAGAAAGCGACGTGTGTCAAGGCAGCAGAGTGGAAGAAGGTTGCCAAGGTGATGGATAGGTTTTTCATGtggatcttcttcttcatggtcTTCCTCATGAGCATCCTCATCATTGCCAAGGCATCCTGA
- the rhoh gene encoding rho-related GTP-binding protein RhoH yields the protein MNDPAEMSVKCVLVGDSGVGKTALLVRFTSETFPDTYKPTVFDNTGVEVYMDGVQISLGLWDTGGNDNFRQIRPRSYQQADVVLICYSVANPNSLANVQHKWMAEVRENLPRVPVLVVATQTDLRETGAHRSSCISAAEGRRMAQEVHAKGYLECSSLSNRGVQQVFEYAVRTAVNQVRKQARRRMFSVNQCKVF from the coding sequence ATGAATGACCCAGCGGAGATGTCGGTGAAGTGCGTCCTGGTTGGGGACAGTGGGGTTGGCAAGACGGCCCTCCTGGTCCGCTTCACCTCAGAGACCTTTCCGGACACCTACAAGCCCACGGTGTTTGATAATACAGGGGTGGAGGTGTACATGGACGGGGTTCAGATCAGCCTGGGCTTGTGGGACACGGGGGGCAACGACAACTTCAGACAAATCCGCCCGAGATCGTACCAGCAGGCCGACGTCGTCCTCATCTGCTACTCTGTGGCCAACCCCAACTCTCTGGCCAACGTCCAGCACAAGTGGATGGCCGAGGTTCGAGAGAACTTGCCCAGGGTGCCCGTGCTGGTTGTGGCCACCCAGACGGACCTGCGGGAGACGGGGGCACATCGGAGCAGCTGTATCTCAGCAGCGGAGGGGAGACGCATGGCTCAAGAAGTCCACGCCAAAGGCTACCTGGAGTGCTCCTCCCTGAGCAACCGAGGAGTGCAGCAGGTCTTTGAGTACGCGGTGCGGACGGCTGTTaaccaggtcaggaaacagGCCAGGAGACGCATGTTCAGTGTAAACCAGTGCAAAgtcttttga